From the Musa acuminata AAA Group cultivar baxijiao chromosome BXJ3-7, Cavendish_Baxijiao_AAA, whole genome shotgun sequence genome, one window contains:
- the LOC135642541 gene encoding VAN3-binding protein-like gives MDGNREQWRAEAALAYGLRPPEVPKDPMEFLSRSWSASALEVSKALGPPPPPPPSLLPPPAGAIPEEEPEELVVVAGNPFTFASSATSQMVMERIMSQSEVSPLTSGRLSHSSGPLNGGGSLSDSPPVSPCEMDDLKYCRAIATPKPQHYRGTSKTVGRWLKDRRERKKEETRAQNAQLHAAISVAGVAAAVAAVAAATAAASGSGKDDRAARIDMAVASAATLVAAQCVEAAESMGAEREHLASVVGSAVNVRTPGDIVTLTAAAATALRGAATLKARALKDVWNIAAVIPVEKGAMGNHNNHHRNKQQKDLESNGSSFGDEFVPEEDNFLGLCSQEFLAKGTDLLKRTRKGALHWKLVSIYINGVGQVMLKMKSRHVAGTITKKKKNVVVEVCKEIQAWPGRHLLQGGEQRRYFGLRTAEHRVIEFECLSQREHEMWTQGVSRLLNIVNEKKLLT, from the exons ATGGATGGGAACAGAGAGCAATGGCGCGCGGAAGCCGCGCTAGCATACGGCCTTCGGCCGCCGGAGGTCCCCAAGGACCCCATGGAGTTCTTGTCGCGGTCCTGGAGCGCCTCCGCGCTCGAAGTGTCCAAGGCCCTggggccgccgccgccacctcctccgTCGCTGCTCCCACCGCCGGCAGGGGCGATTCCAGAGGAGGAGCCAGAGGAGCTGGTGGTGGTCGCTGGGAATCCGTTCACCTTCGCGTCGTCTGCCACCTCGCAGATGGTGATGGAGCGGATAATGTCCCAGTCG GAAGTGTCTCCTCTGACGTCTGGCCGGCTTTCTCACAGCAGCGGCCCTCTCAACGGCGGCGGATCGCTCTCGGACAGCCCTCCGGTCTCCCCCTGTGAAATGGATGACCTTAAG TATTGCCGGGCAATTGCGACGCCCAAACCGCAGCACTACAGAGGGACGAGCAAGACCGTGGGAAGGTGGCTCAAGGACAGAAGGGAGAGGAAGAAAGAGGAGACCCGGGCCCAGAATGCACAGCTCCATGCCGCAATCTCGGTGGCTGGGGTTGCTGCAGCGGTGGCAGCTGTAGCAGCCGCCACCGCTGCCGCCTCAGGGTCTGGTAAAGATGACCGCGCGGCCAGGATCGATATGGCGGTCGCGTCGGCTGCCACCCTCGTCGCCGCACAGTGTGTGGAGGCTGCCGAGTCCATGGGGGCCGAGCGCGAGCACCTGGCGTCAGTCGTCGGCTCTGCTGTTAATGTCAGGACTCCCGGAGATATCGTTACTCTTACAGCTGCTGCTGCAACTG CATTACGAGGGGCGGCAACCCTGAAGGCAAGGGCGCTCAAGGACGTGTGGAACATTGCTGCTGTCATACCAGTGGAGAAGGGAGCCATGGGAAACCACAACAATCACCACCGCAACAAGCAACAGAAGGACTTGGAAAGCAATGGCAGCAGTTTCGGCGATGAGTTCGTCCCAGAGGAAGATAACTTCTTAGGCCTCTGTAGCCAGGAATTCCTCGCCAAGGGGACTGATCTGCTCAAACGCACCCGAAAAG GTGCACTTCACTGGAAGTTAGTCTCAATCTACATTAATGGCGTGGGTCAG GTCATGCTTAAGATGAAGAGTAGGCATGTTGCTGGGACAatcaccaagaagaagaaga ATGTAGTTGTAGAAGTCTGCAAGGAGATCCAGGCATGGCCGGGCCGACATCTGCTCCAAGGCGGCGAGCAGCGCCGCTACTTTGGCTTGAGGACCGCAGAGCACCGTGTCATCGAGTTCGAGTGCCTGAGCCAGAGGGAGCATGAGATGTGGACTCAGGGAGTGTCGCGCCTGCTCAATATCGTCAACGAGAAGAAGCTCCTCACCTAA
- the LOC135642545 gene encoding calmodulin-like protein 8 isoform X1: protein MDLFSEEQITEFYATFCLFDKNGDGCITFEELSTVIKSLGLKPNEGEVHKMISEIDANGNGTIEFQEFLNLMASKLNKVKQELFMASHRMVSPRSIFIQHTFSWQGIDSEDELKEAFKVFDKDQNGFISATELRNVMISLGEKLTDEEVAQMIREADLDGDGQVNFEEFVKMMSV, encoded by the exons ATGGATCTCTTCTCGGAGGAACAGATCACCGAGTTCTACGCAACCTTCTGCCTCTTTGACAAGAATGGAGATG GGTGTATCACGTTCGAAGAATTATCGACCGTCATCAAGTCGCTGGGCCTGAAGCCTAACGAAGGAGAGGTGCACAAAATGATCAGCGAAATCGATGCGAATGGCAATGGGACGATAGAATTCCAGGAGTTCTTGAACCTGATGGCCAGCAAattaaacaaggtaaagcaagagCTCTTTATGGCAAGCCACCGAATGGTTTCTCCTCGATCAATCTTCATTCAACACACGTTCTCATGGCAGGGGATTGACTCAGAGGACGAACTCAAAGAGGCCTTCAAAGTCTTCGACAAGGACCAGAATGGCTTCATCTCCGCGACCGAG CTAAGGAACGTGATGATAAGTCTGGGAGAGAAATTAACGGATGAAGAGGTGGCTCAGATGATCAGAGAGGCGGACTTGGATGGAGATGGGCAAGTCAACTTCGAAGAATTTGTGAAGATGATGTCTGTATGA
- the LOC135642545 gene encoding calmodulin-like protein 8 isoform X2, which translates to MDLFSEEQITEFYATFCLFDKNGDGCITFEELSTVIKSLGLKPNEGEVHKMISEIDANGNGTIEFQEFLNLMASKLNKGIDSEDELKEAFKVFDKDQNGFISATELRNVMISLGEKLTDEEVAQMIREADLDGDGQVNFEEFVKMMSV; encoded by the exons ATGGATCTCTTCTCGGAGGAACAGATCACCGAGTTCTACGCAACCTTCTGCCTCTTTGACAAGAATGGAGATG GGTGTATCACGTTCGAAGAATTATCGACCGTCATCAAGTCGCTGGGCCTGAAGCCTAACGAAGGAGAGGTGCACAAAATGATCAGCGAAATCGATGCGAATGGCAATGGGACGATAGAATTCCAGGAGTTCTTGAACCTGATGGCCAGCAAattaaacaag GGGATTGACTCAGAGGACGAACTCAAAGAGGCCTTCAAAGTCTTCGACAAGGACCAGAATGGCTTCATCTCCGCGACCGAG CTAAGGAACGTGATGATAAGTCTGGGAGAGAAATTAACGGATGAAGAGGTGGCTCAGATGATCAGAGAGGCGGACTTGGATGGAGATGGGCAAGTCAACTTCGAAGAATTTGTGAAGATGATGTCTGTATGA